Proteins from a genomic interval of Chroococcidiopsis thermalis PCC 7203:
- a CDS encoding phospholipid carrier-dependent glycosyltransferase, protein MLAKFKQHHLLILLLIWLAGVAIDRIWFACDRSVPDWDRAEYLTSSLNYWQALQQPQWFSSDWWTDFWQLSTKVPPLTQIAAAITQLIFGTGGDRATLVNSFFSAILLVSIYGLGIQLFSAEVGLWAAGICQLIPGLYKLRLDFLLDYPLTAIVTLCFWCLTVWKSQNSKVKSQNKFRIPNSEFRISSWFWAIAFGISLGLALLVKQTALFFLFVPIVWTGVETIRKPHIGRICQFAIALLLSAIVFMPWYQTNWLLILTGGKRATIDSALAEGDPALNTLDAWTYYWKLLPEHISWVLLLVPIVGLLLYKSQKLKVKSQKKNSTPGYAAPMRREPHLKPDSLIWLAIFLIGAYLLCSLNINKDSRYVVPYLPGVALFLAYGMTCWRGRWGQQIRWATVGLAVLVTGLNLFPIGGLLGSRVASILSPNAKHYAYMGSEYPHERVIEEIVQTAPYIRSNLGVLPSTLEVNQHNLNYFGALRNFQVYGRQVGTRQQQIVQDGRSLDWFVTKTGEQGSVPDAQSAMVQYVEQSPDFNLQKTWALPDSSSLKLYHRRVPQVEVGSRRKREQGDKGDKGDKGDKGEGGDKGDKGEGGDKGNKGDKGEKTRTTHHTPHTTLSPTTNNQQPTTHITLSRVTVPSVAPPGKPIPVTYEWSGTWEQLQPGIVLLTWKNQDSDKQSDRWIHDRGLGLGLLVATEQLPTTNYQLPITNYQLPITNFVTEHSAMMPPSDLSAGIYTLEATYLNRNTGETYPITVPPVALQIDPGATATPAPELDLVTQERLLAATLPQGIKALDRVFAEVGRINQYDPIQDYLVQVQLAMEYRLKQEPQNLDWAYALTLAQILQQKVQGAIAALERVTQLDAQNPYAYAYLAFVHLYNWNGAAAQTALKPALALNSNIPELHALHGIAALMQGNLVQAWQDYRVVVSRKS, encoded by the coding sequence GTGTTAGCTAAATTCAAACAGCACCATTTACTCATTCTCCTGCTGATATGGTTAGCGGGAGTAGCGATCGATCGCATCTGGTTTGCTTGCGATCGTTCTGTTCCAGATTGGGATCGGGCGGAATATCTTACGAGTTCGTTGAATTACTGGCAAGCACTACAACAGCCTCAGTGGTTCAGTAGCGATTGGTGGACTGACTTTTGGCAGCTTTCCACAAAAGTTCCTCCCTTAACGCAGATTGCTGCAGCTATTACCCAACTGATTTTTGGCACTGGCGGCGATCGCGCTACGTTGGTAAATTCATTTTTCAGTGCCATCCTGCTGGTTTCCATCTACGGACTAGGGATACAACTATTTAGCGCCGAAGTCGGATTATGGGCAGCTGGCATATGTCAACTCATCCCAGGATTATATAAGTTACGCCTAGACTTTTTACTCGATTATCCCCTTACGGCTATCGTGACGCTGTGTTTTTGGTGTCTGACAGTGTGGAAGAGTCAAAATTCAAAAGTCAAAAGTCAAAACAAATTCCGAATTCCGAATTCCGAATTCCGAATTTCAAGTTGGTTTTGGGCGATCGCATTTGGCATTTCTCTAGGTTTAGCATTGTTAGTCAAGCAGACAGCGTTGTTTTTTCTGTTCGTGCCGATCGTCTGGACTGGGGTTGAAACGATTCGCAAACCTCATATTGGGCGGATCTGCCAATTTGCGATCGCTCTACTGCTATCGGCGATCGTGTTTATGCCGTGGTATCAGACAAACTGGTTGCTGATTCTAACTGGGGGAAAACGAGCAACAATAGATTCTGCCCTAGCTGAAGGCGATCCAGCCCTCAATACCCTTGATGCTTGGACTTACTACTGGAAACTACTCCCCGAGCATATTTCTTGGGTACTTTTGCTCGTACCAATCGTAGGACTATTACTTTATAAAAGTCAAAAGTTAAAAGTCAAAAGTCAAAAGAAGAATTCGACTCCCGGCTACGCGGCTCCGATGCGGAGAGAACCTCACCTGAAGCCCGACTCACTCATATGGCTTGCAATCTTCCTCATCGGTGCGTATCTGCTCTGTTCGCTCAACATTAATAAAGACAGTCGCTATGTCGTGCCTTATTTACCTGGAGTCGCGCTGTTTCTTGCCTATGGTATGACGTGCTGGCGCGGGCGCTGGGGTCAGCAAATTCGCTGGGCTACGGTGGGTTTAGCAGTGTTAGTCACGGGGTTAAATTTGTTTCCTATAGGAGGACTATTAGGTAGCCGTGTTGCTTCAATTCTCAGTCCTAATGCCAAACATTATGCTTATATGGGGTCAGAATATCCTCACGAGCGAGTCATTGAAGAGATCGTCCAAACTGCGCCTTATATTAGATCCAATTTGGGTGTATTGCCTTCAACGTTAGAAGTCAATCAACACAACTTAAATTATTTTGGAGCATTACGAAATTTTCAGGTTTATGGACGGCAAGTAGGGACGCGCCAACAGCAAATTGTCCAAGACGGGCGATCGCTCGATTGGTTTGTCACGAAAACAGGCGAACAAGGTTCGGTTCCAGATGCTCAAAGTGCTATGGTACAGTACGTGGAACAGTCTCCCGATTTCAATTTACAAAAAACTTGGGCTTTACCCGACAGTAGCAGCTTGAAACTGTATCATCGCCGCGTACCGCAGGTAGAAGTCGGGAGTCGAAGGAAGAGGGAACAAGGGGACAAGGGAGACAAGGGAGACAAGGGAGACAAGGGAGAGGGGGGAGACAAGGGAGACAAGGGAGAGGGGGGAGACAAGGGGAACAAGGGGGACAAGGGAGAAAAAACACGCACCACGCACCACACACCACACACCACTCTGTCACCAACAACCAACAACCAACAACCAACCACTCACATAACACTATCAAGAGTTACAGTACCGTCAGTAGCACCGCCCGGAAAGCCGATTCCGGTGACTTATGAGTGGTCTGGGACGTGGGAGCAGTTGCAACCTGGTATTGTGTTACTCACATGGAAAAATCAGGATAGTGACAAACAAAGCGATCGCTGGATCCACGATCGCGGTCTTGGTCTTGGTCTTTTAGTAGCAACAGAGCAACTACCAACTACCAACTACCAATTACCAATTACCAATTACCAATTACCAATTACCAATTTTGTAACAGAACATTCAGCAATGATGCCTCCATCCGATCTATCTGCGGGAATTTACACTTTGGAGGCGACATATCTCAACCGCAATACAGGTGAAACTTATCCCATCACCGTACCACCAGTAGCTTTACAAATTGACCCTGGGGCTACAGCCACACCTGCACCGGAATTAGATTTAGTTACGCAAGAACGACTTTTAGCAGCAACCTTACCTCAAGGAATTAAGGCATTAGATCGTGTCTTTGCGGAAGTCGGACGGATTAATCAATACGACCCGATCCAAGACTATTTAGTACAGGTACAATTGGCAATGGAGTACAGGCTGAAACAGGAACCACAAAATTTAGATTGGGCTTACGCTCTGACGTTAGCTCAAATATTACAGCAAAAAGTACAAGGTGCGATCGCGGCTTTGGAACGAGTGACGCAGCTAGATGCGCAAAATCCCTATGCCTATGCCTACCTTGCCTTTGTCCATTTATATAACTGGAATGGAGCCGCCGCCCAAACTGCCCTCAAACCTGCTTTAGCACTCAACTCGAACATTCCAGAATTACATGCCCTACATGGAATTGCTGCTCTGATGCAAGGCAATCTCGTCCAAGCTTGGCAAGACTATAGAGTAGTCGTAAGTCGTAAGTCATAA
- a CDS encoding DUF4359 domain-containing protein, with product MKRSTSISYIGLAVLGGLGVVMALTNPDRSAYEIYAGERLGTYIKDEVCPQAPNIFGLALQQNCSDLVDSSSPVIQRIVANNTKRQNFLLFSIYTTDLAVGGVIPSYRFQTVGAMQNFFTYSAQKQ from the coding sequence ATGAAGCGATCGACAAGTATTAGTTATATAGGATTAGCAGTTCTTGGCGGGCTGGGAGTGGTAATGGCATTGACTAATCCCGATCGCTCTGCCTACGAGATTTATGCTGGCGAACGGTTAGGAACTTACATCAAGGATGAAGTTTGCCCGCAAGCGCCGAACATCTTCGGTCTGGCTTTGCAGCAAAATTGTAGTGACTTAGTTGATTCTAGTTCTCCTGTTATCCAACGTATTGTAGCTAACAACACTAAGCGACAAAACTTTCTTTTATTCAGCATCTATACTACCGATCTTGCCGTTGGTGGCGTAATTCCGTCATATCGGTTTCAAACGGTCGGTGCAATGCAAAACTTTTTTACCTACTCTGCCCAGAAGCAGTAG
- a CDS encoding YkvA family protein → MNFSIQSVYGWYRNTLRNPKYRWWIILGTALYFLMPFDIAPDFLPIVGQLDDVFLLTLLVSEVSQMAIEGYKTRKGKSTANATDTTGSTVDVDAVSVK, encoded by the coding sequence ATGAACTTTTCAATCCAATCTGTTTACGGCTGGTATCGTAACACTCTCCGCAATCCTAAATACCGTTGGTGGATAATTCTCGGTACGGCATTGTATTTCCTGATGCCATTTGATATTGCTCCCGACTTCTTGCCGATTGTTGGACAATTGGATGATGTCTTTTTATTGACGCTATTGGTATCAGAAGTTTCCCAAATGGCGATCGAAGGCTACAAAACCCGTAAAGGTAAAAGCACGGCTAACGCCACCGATACCACTGGTAGTACAGTCGATGTAGATGCAGTATCTGTAAAGTAA
- the cobA gene encoding uroporphyrinogen-III C-methyltransferase, translated as MNEFVGKVYLVGAGPGDPGLFTLKGKALLECADVVVYDALVSPAILGMINPLAEKINAGKRRGKHSLVQEDTTQLLIEKARDNAVVVRLKGGDPFIFGRGGEEMEDLVAAGVSVEVVPGITSGIAAPAYAGIPLTHRDYSSSVTFVTGHEAAGKYRPKVNWAAVAQGSETIAIYMGVHNLPYIIEQLCEAGLSADTPVALVRWGTRPEQEELIGTLATIVAQVETTGFSAPAIAVIGKVVNLHGVLAGCRPVLVSS; from the coding sequence ATGAACGAGTTCGTGGGTAAAGTCTACTTAGTGGGTGCGGGTCCAGGTGACCCTGGTTTATTTACACTCAAAGGTAAGGCATTGTTGGAATGTGCCGATGTTGTGGTTTACGATGCCCTCGTAAGTCCGGCAATTCTAGGCATGATTAACCCCTTGGCAGAAAAAATCAATGCAGGAAAGCGGCGGGGAAAGCATTCGTTGGTGCAGGAAGATACGACCCAGTTATTGATCGAAAAGGCACGAGATAATGCAGTGGTGGTGCGATTAAAAGGGGGCGATCCATTTATCTTCGGGCGTGGCGGCGAAGAGATGGAAGATTTGGTAGCAGCTGGGGTGTCAGTGGAAGTCGTGCCTGGTATTACTTCCGGTATTGCAGCTCCAGCTTATGCAGGTATCCCATTAACCCATAGAGATTATAGTTCTTCAGTCACGTTTGTTACGGGTCACGAAGCAGCAGGAAAGTATCGCCCCAAAGTCAATTGGGCAGCTGTAGCCCAAGGTTCGGAAACGATCGCAATTTATATGGGAGTCCACAATTTACCTTATATTATCGAGCAGCTATGCGAGGCAGGGTTAAGTGCAGATACACCAGTAGCTCTAGTACGTTGGGGAACTCGACCGGAACAAGAGGAATTGATCGGTACTTTAGCAACAATTGTGGCGCAAGTAGAAACTACCGGTTTTAGCGCCCCTGCGATCGCCGTTATCGGTAAAGTAGTAAACCTGCACGGTGTATTGGCAGGCTGTCGCCCTGTTTTAGTATCAAGCTAG
- a CDS encoding manganese catalase family protein, with protein MFFHKKEPIHVVNIKEPNPRFAQLLLEQFGGATGELSAALQYWVQSFHVENAGIRDMLQDIAIEEFGHLEMVGKMIEAHTKNVDQTDAYKSTLFAVRGMGPHFLDSQGNAWTASYLNEGGDVVRDLRANIAAEAGARQTYEELIKLSTDEGTKNALVHLLTREISHTQMFMKALDSMGKLTEPFFGNIQPDETVDIYYNLSTNGTQDERGPWNAEPSFRYIADPVNEVTKG; from the coding sequence ATGTTTTTTCATAAAAAAGAACCAATTCACGTTGTAAACATTAAAGAACCAAATCCTCGCTTTGCTCAACTTTTGCTAGAACAATTTGGTGGTGCAACAGGCGAACTTTCTGCGGCTCTACAATACTGGGTACAGTCTTTTCATGTAGAAAACGCCGGGATTCGCGATATGCTGCAAGATATCGCGATCGAGGAATTCGGTCACTTAGAAATGGTGGGCAAAATGATTGAAGCTCACACTAAAAATGTAGACCAAACCGATGCATATAAAAGTACTTTGTTTGCCGTGCGTGGGATGGGTCCTCACTTTTTAGACAGCCAGGGGAATGCTTGGACGGCTAGTTATCTCAATGAAGGTGGCGATGTCGTGCGGGACTTGCGGGCTAATATTGCTGCGGAAGCTGGAGCAAGACAAACCTACGAAGAATTAATTAAGCTGTCAACTGATGAGGGGACAAAGAATGCTTTAGTGCATTTGCTAACACGGGAAATTTCCCATACGCAGATGTTCATGAAAGCTCTAGATTCTATGGGCAAGCTGACCGAACCTTTCTTTGGTAATATTCAGCCTGACGAGACAGTTGATATCTATTACAATCTATCCACTAACGGTACGCAGGACGAACGCGGTCCTTGGAACGCAGAACCATCATTCCGCTATATTGCCGATCCAGTGAACGAAGTGACTAAAGGCTAG
- a CDS encoding GNAT family N-acetyltransferase, with product MSSNFDITLTIKVAELPEDFSAMRSVRAAVFQLEQRIEPELDFDGKDETSDQLVAYINDQPIGTARIRYLDDRTAKIERLAVLPIVRGKGIGKLIMEKAIELAAQKKMQEVVIHSQEYIQGLHQKLGFEPEGAVFEEAGIPHVKMRKKLGSTY from the coding sequence ATGTCAAGCAATTTTGATATTACTTTAACAATTAAAGTTGCTGAATTACCTGAAGATTTTTCAGCCATGCGATCGGTGAGAGCGGCAGTTTTTCAATTAGAACAGAGAATAGAGCCAGAATTAGATTTTGATGGCAAAGATGAAACCTCAGATCAGCTCGTTGCATACATCAATGACCAACCAATCGGCACTGCTAGAATTAGATATTTAGACGATCGCACGGCAAAAATTGAGAGGCTAGCCGTCTTGCCAATTGTTAGAGGGAAAGGCATTGGTAAATTAATCATGGAAAAAGCGATCGAGCTGGCAGCCCAAAAAAAGATGCAAGAAGTCGTCATCCACTCCCAAGAATACATCCAGGGATTGCATCAAAAATTAGGTTTTGAGCCAGAAGGAGCAGTATTTGAAGAAGCTGGCATTCCCCATGTCAAAATGAGGAAGAAATTAGGCTCAACCTATTGA
- a CDS encoding hybrid sensor histidine kinase/response regulator translates to MQAFWHNFFGSSSFIPHGHCYLWQPGLVWLHILSDACIAFAYYSIPFTLVYFVQKRKDLPFNWIFWLFGAFIIACGTTHLIEIWTLWHPTYWLSGTLKAITALISLYTALELMPLVPQLLALPSPAQLEVANQELRSQIIERERAESQIRVLNAQLEQRVTERTAELEIANKLKDELLVRAQTARAEAETANRMKDNFLAIISHELRTPLNPILGWCNLLMSRKFDRSRIDSAIATIDRNARLQVQLIDDLLDVSSILQGKLSLNVSPVNLASVITAALETVRLAAEAKSIQVETRLDANVGEVEGDPTRLQQVMWNLLSNAIKFTPQGGRVEISLQRVEEEATTNSKFKIQNSKLDRAPRTNYAQIQIADTGKGISADFIPYIFDYFRQESSATTRKFGGLGLGLAIVRNIVEMHGGNVAVASLGEGRGSTFTVKIPLLGKTEETATPVAATREFPVLDSGVTAYCRSPLPAPLAGVQVLVVDDDADSRDFVTFLLAEAGATVTAVSSAVAALEVFTSQIDILISDIGMPGMDGYMLMQQIRALSLGQGGKIPAIALTAYAGECDRQKALSAGFQKHIAKPIEPEQLIEAVTLVLQGVNSMNRV, encoded by the coding sequence ATGCAGGCGTTTTGGCACAATTTTTTTGGTTCGAGTTCATTTATCCCCCACGGACATTGTTATCTTTGGCAACCAGGGTTAGTTTGGCTGCACATCTTATCTGATGCGTGTATCGCATTTGCCTATTATTCAATTCCATTTACATTAGTTTATTTCGTCCAAAAGCGAAAAGACTTGCCATTTAACTGGATTTTTTGGCTATTTGGGGCTTTTATTATCGCTTGCGGCACGACTCACTTAATAGAGATATGGACTTTATGGCATCCTACCTATTGGCTCTCAGGCACGCTTAAAGCTATCACAGCATTAATTTCTCTCTATACGGCTCTAGAGCTAATGCCATTAGTGCCGCAGCTACTGGCTCTACCCAGCCCCGCACAGCTAGAAGTAGCAAACCAAGAATTACGCAGTCAAATTATCGAACGAGAACGCGCAGAATCGCAAATTCGGGTTTTAAACGCCCAACTCGAACAACGAGTCACAGAGCGGACGGCAGAACTAGAAATAGCAAATAAATTAAAAGATGAATTGCTCGTCCGCGCTCAAACAGCACGGGCTGAGGCTGAGACAGCAAACCGGATGAAGGACAATTTTCTTGCTATCATTTCTCACGAGTTACGCACGCCACTCAATCCGATTCTCGGTTGGTGCAACTTGCTGATGAGCCGCAAATTCGATCGAAGTCGCATTGATAGCGCGATCGCCACGATCGATCGCAACGCTAGGCTCCAGGTACAACTCATTGACGATTTGCTAGATGTCTCCTCGATTCTGCAAGGGAAATTAAGCTTGAATGTCTCTCCAGTCAATTTAGCTTCCGTTATTACAGCAGCATTAGAAACTGTCCGCCTAGCAGCTGAAGCAAAATCAATTCAGGTGGAAACTCGGCTTGATGCGAATGTAGGAGAAGTCGAAGGCGATCCGACACGCTTGCAGCAAGTGATGTGGAATTTACTGTCTAACGCTATTAAGTTTACTCCTCAGGGAGGACGGGTAGAAATTTCGCTGCAACGAGTGGAAGAGGAAGCAACTACCAATTCAAAATTCAAAATTCAAAATTCAAAATTAGATCGCGCACCACGCACTAACTATGCCCAAATTCAGATCGCTGACACGGGAAAAGGTATTAGTGCCGATTTTATTCCTTACATATTCGATTACTTTCGACAGGAAAGCAGTGCCACAACCAGAAAGTTCGGTGGGTTGGGATTGGGATTGGCGATCGTGCGTAATATTGTCGAAATGCATGGTGGTAACGTCGCGGTAGCTAGTCTTGGTGAAGGACGGGGTTCTACATTTACTGTCAAGATTCCGCTGCTAGGAAAAACTGAGGAAACTGCCACGCCTGTAGCAGCTACAAGAGAATTTCCGGTTCTCGACTCCGGTGTAACGGCGTACTGCCGATCGCCCCTACCGGCTCCCCTCGCTGGCGTACAGGTTTTAGTCGTAGACGACGATGCTGATTCGCGAGATTTTGTGACTTTCTTGTTGGCAGAGGCAGGGGCTACTGTTACCGCAGTTAGCTCAGCTGTTGCTGCTTTAGAAGTGTTTACATCGCAGATAGATATCTTAATCAGCGATATTGGAATGCCTGGTATGGATGGTTACATGCTGATGCAGCAAATTAGAGCTTTGTCACTAGGGCAGGGAGGCAAGATTCCAGCAATCGCGCTAACTGCCTACGCGGGAGAATGCGATCGGCAAAAAGCGTTATCAGCAGGCTTTCAAAAGCATATTGCTAAGCCCATCGAACCAGAGCAATTAATAGAAGCTGTTACCCTTGTACTCCAGGGAGTAAATTCTATGAATAGAGTATAG
- a CDS encoding MotA/TolQ/ExbB proton channel family protein has protein sequence MDVIDIFRKGGPAMWPLLALSILALSVIVERLGFWFKIFSQEREIVERVLDAAQQNWQSATELARKFSYQPAGRFLYAPLRLSTPDPEVFRLALESTAEDEIASMRQGEKILEAAIALSPLLGLLGTVLGLIQSLGSITLGQISSAASAGVTTGIGESLISTATGLIVAIVSLVFYRLFQGFAVNQIKVFRRAGSELELLYRQYWVNLQDSPTAPPASAMTTPEVIPGRGSDRRFSFDLGNRRAVNPEPPINPQTNINPGYGVPPQSPSQREDSAAPEV, from the coding sequence GTGGATGTTATAGATATTTTCCGCAAAGGCGGACCCGCCATGTGGCCCCTTCTAGCACTGTCTATTTTAGCTTTGAGCGTGATCGTCGAGCGGCTGGGGTTTTGGTTTAAGATTTTTTCTCAAGAACGGGAAATTGTCGAGCGCGTTCTAGATGCGGCTCAACAAAATTGGCAAAGTGCTACAGAATTAGCTAGAAAATTTTCCTATCAGCCTGCGGGTAGGTTCTTATACGCACCGTTACGTTTGTCTACACCCGATCCGGAAGTATTTCGGCTGGCATTAGAGTCAACCGCAGAAGATGAAATTGCCTCCATGCGCCAAGGGGAGAAGATTTTAGAAGCAGCGATCGCGCTTTCGCCCCTGCTAGGATTGTTGGGAACAGTACTGGGACTGATTCAATCGTTGGGTTCGATTACGTTAGGACAAATCAGTTCGGCTGCTTCTGCTGGCGTGACCACAGGTATTGGTGAATCTTTGATCAGTACGGCAACAGGATTGATTGTGGCGATCGTCAGTTTGGTTTTTTATCGCCTGTTTCAAGGATTTGCTGTAAACCAAATTAAAGTATTTCGCCGTGCAGGTAGCGAATTAGAATTACTATACCGTCAGTATTGGGTTAACCTGCAAGATTCTCCCACTGCTCCTCCTGCTTCTGCCATGACAACACCAGAAGTTATCCCTGGACGCGGTTCCGATCGGCGTTTTAGCTTTGACTTAGGTAATAGAAGGGCTGTTAATCCCGAACCACCAATAAATCCGCAAACAAACATAAATCCTGGTTACGGCGTTCCGCCGCAATCTCCCAGTCAGCGAGAAGATTCTGCTGCACCAGAAGTCTAG
- a CDS encoding sirohydrochlorin chelatase, with amino-acid sequence MRSAYLLVSHGSRDPRPQVALKRLAWLLQGSRGEKRAEGAQGAQEAEGATISHKLQVSCLSQERKRASSHAPRTPHSTPLPNNSRLPTPDSRLPLIGTACLELSQKPLHQQIAEFSDRALSCGYQQVQIVPLFLLPGVHVMEDIPAEVEQARQALKVKVKLELRPHLGSHTGLARLLQQQLDRTQAEQTILLAHGSRRKGSEHPVEAIAQQISAVTAYWSVAPSLDARVQELVLAGWRRIAILPYFLFAGGITDAIAEVVGQLQQQFPAIEFCLMQPLGATQELADLIWDAIET; translated from the coding sequence ATGCGCTCCGCCTATCTACTGGTATCTCACGGCAGTCGAGATCCGCGCCCACAAGTGGCGCTGAAACGCTTGGCATGGCTTTTGCAAGGGAGCAGGGGGGAGAAGAGAGCTGAGGGAGCCCAGGGAGCCCAAGAGGCTGAGGGAGCAACTATAAGTCACAAGTTACAAGTCTCTTGCCTCTCGCAAGAGCGCAAGAGAGCCTCTTCTCACGCACCACGCACCCCACACTCCACACCCTTGCCTAATAACTCCCGACTCCCGACTCCCGACTCCCGACTCCCTCTCATAGGTACTGCTTGTTTAGAGCTAAGCCAGAAGCCACTGCACCAGCAAATTGCAGAGTTTAGCGATCGCGCCTTGTCTTGCGGATATCAGCAAGTGCAGATCGTGCCTCTGTTTCTCTTGCCGGGAGTCCATGTTATGGAAGATATTCCAGCAGAAGTGGAGCAGGCGCGACAAGCCTTGAAAGTTAAGGTAAAGCTGGAATTACGCCCTCATTTAGGTTCCCATACTGGCTTAGCAAGGCTGCTGCAACAGCAGCTAGACCGGACGCAGGCAGAGCAAACAATCTTGCTCGCACATGGAAGTCGGCGTAAGGGTTCTGAGCATCCTGTAGAAGCGATCGCCCAACAAATAAGTGCTGTAACGGCATATTGGTCGGTTGCTCCCAGTTTAGACGCACGAGTGCAAGAGTTGGTACTCGCAGGATGGCGACGAATTGCGATCCTCCCGTATTTCTTGTTTGCCGGAGGGATTACCGATGCGATCGCGGAAGTTGTAGGACAATTACAACAACAGTTTCCCGCGATCGAATTTTGTCTGATGCAGCCACTAGGGGCAACTCAGGAATTAGCGGATCTAATTTGGGATGCGATCGAGACGTAG